One region of Verrucomicrobiota bacterium genomic DNA includes:
- a CDS encoding class I SAM-dependent methyltransferase, whose product MNRFDYSIYYRRFHDDSEEHAETMTRNMAELLGRHLPADRSSPIIDVGCGYGFALRAMRNLGYTNLLGLEVSPEQAQKARDAGFQVIVTDDTIAWLEAHRSQFAFASLLDVLEHVPIQVQIGFALAIHEVLQPGGKLFLTVPNASAILSARWRYNDYTHHSSFTEHSLYFVLKNAGFDEIKIDASKGLGRLPKRVWRRQSRDALRRWIVRWCWLQVFKAELSWEKLDEVSFELNLQAVGSRTAQANSREREVK is encoded by the coding sequence ATGAACCGATTTGACTATTCGATCTACTACCGCCGGTTTCACGATGACTCGGAGGAGCACGCAGAAACCATGACGCGAAACATGGCCGAGTTGCTAGGGCGGCACCTGCCGGCCGATCGATCTTCACCGATAATCGACGTCGGTTGCGGATATGGCTTTGCGCTTCGCGCAATGCGTAACCTCGGATACACCAATCTATTGGGCTTGGAGGTGTCGCCTGAACAAGCTCAAAAGGCCAGGGATGCCGGGTTTCAGGTGATCGTGACGGACGATACGATTGCTTGGCTCGAAGCGCATCGCAGCCAATTTGCGTTCGCTTCTTTGCTGGATGTACTCGAGCATGTGCCGATCCAGGTCCAGATCGGCTTCGCACTGGCCATCCACGAGGTCTTGCAACCCGGTGGAAAACTATTTCTTACCGTTCCCAATGCGAGTGCAATTCTATCCGCGCGGTGGCGATACAACGATTATACTCACCACTCGAGCTTCACGGAACATTCGCTCTACTTCGTCCTCAAGAACGCCGGATTCGATGAGATCAAGATTGATGCGTCCAAGGGACTCGGCCGGCTCCCAAAGCGCGTGTGGAGGCGCCAGAGCCGTGATGCATTACGCCGCTGGATTGTCCGCTGGTGTTGGCTTCAGGTGTTCAAGGCGGAACTATCTTGGGAAAAGCTAGACGAGGTAAGTTTCGAACTGAACCTCCAAGCAGTTGGGTCCCGAACGGCTCAGGCGAATAGTCGCGAGCGTGAAGTTAAGTGA
- a CDS encoding ABC transporter ATP-binding protein produces MLETVISVENLGKRYTLNHMGNGDGYATLRDVIARKAVAPLRGLGKVLGHRNGKTDSHSQASGRSSFQNSVENFWALRNVSFQVKEGEVFGIIGRNGAGKSTLLKILSRITEPTEGRVRIKGRVASLLEVGTGFHPELTGRENIYLNGSILGMKRAEIKVKFDEIVAFAEVERFLDTPVKRYSSGMYVRLAFAVAAHLEPEILIVDEVLAVGDVEFQKKCLGKMQDVSTKQGRTVLFVSHNMSAVQQLTTTGLVFANGQLFYQGPSHKAIEMYSGSISDDNTTVFEVEHARRKYVGTMAAKFISLRFDRPVPLFQFGDDFEFYAKIRARDDISKLRFSITVFTADAIPVGSCFSVERPGPKRGEEVEYKLVLPSPRLAPGHYFCGVALGKGDNRTGHLDFDVVMETLMFEVAPEQGAGATLAAWTRGWGTIVFRELIMA; encoded by the coding sequence AAAACCTCGGCAAACGCTATACCCTGAATCACATGGGTAATGGCGATGGATATGCCACTTTACGAGATGTGATCGCTCGAAAGGCGGTAGCTCCGTTGAGAGGGCTTGGCAAGGTCCTCGGGCACCGGAATGGGAAAACTGATTCACATTCTCAGGCTTCCGGCCGTTCATCCTTTCAAAATTCGGTCGAAAATTTCTGGGCTCTCAGGAACGTGTCATTTCAGGTTAAGGAAGGAGAGGTTTTTGGGATTATTGGACGCAACGGCGCCGGTAAATCCACTCTGTTGAAGATTCTGAGCAGGATCACGGAACCTACCGAGGGCCGGGTCCGCATCAAAGGCCGAGTGGCCAGCTTGCTTGAAGTCGGCACGGGGTTCCACCCTGAACTTACCGGACGCGAAAACATTTACCTAAACGGTTCGATTCTCGGGATGAAGCGTGCCGAGATCAAGGTGAAGTTTGACGAGATCGTTGCGTTCGCTGAGGTGGAGAGATTTCTCGATACGCCCGTGAAACGCTACAGCAGTGGCATGTACGTACGGCTGGCGTTTGCAGTTGCTGCCCACTTGGAGCCTGAGATTTTGATCGTGGATGAAGTGCTTGCGGTCGGAGACGTCGAGTTTCAGAAGAAATGCTTAGGCAAGATGCAGGATGTGTCCACGAAGCAAGGGCGTACCGTGCTTTTTGTCAGTCACAACATGTCCGCGGTACAACAACTTACAACGACTGGTTTAGTGTTTGCCAACGGTCAACTCTTTTATCAGGGGCCCTCGCACAAGGCGATCGAAATGTATTCGGGCAGCATATCCGACGACAATACAACGGTATTTGAGGTGGAGCACGCACGCCGGAAGTACGTCGGGACCATGGCCGCTAAGTTTATCTCTCTACGGTTCGACCGTCCGGTTCCACTTTTTCAGTTTGGCGATGACTTTGAGTTCTACGCCAAAATCCGTGCCCGCGACGATATTTCTAAACTGCGCTTCAGCATCACCGTTTTCACCGCTGATGCGATTCCCGTTGGCAGCTGTTTTAGCGTTGAACGGCCCGGACCCAAACGGGGAGAGGAAGTCGAGTACAAATTGGTGCTTCCATCGCCTAGATTGGCTCCGGGACACTACTTTTGTGGAGTAGCGCTCGGCAAAGGCGACAACCGGACCGGGCATCTCGATTTTGACGTCGTGATGGAGACCCTGATGTTTGAGGTCGCTCCGGAACAAGGAGCGGGTGCTACGCTCGCAGCCTGGACACGCGGCTGGGGTACGATCGTCTTTCGAGAGCTTATAATGGCCTAG